The region ACAAAAAACACGTACGTCAGTCCTTTGTTTTTAGAGGCCTTAAAGTTCGTACACAAAGAGAACTTCCCACTTATCTTAGGGCTTTTAATCTTGGCCTGGTAAAGACTTAAACATCCAATGTTGTTGTGTCTTATGTTTACACTTAATTTTGCTTCCAGGGGAAATGCATCTGGTTTTGCTCATGTTTCCCCCACCCAATATTTCATGGGTTCTTGTGTTCAACCCGTTTGGATGTCGATGTAATGATTTGTGTATGCTCACTTTAAAATTATGAACAATCTGAAATTATGGACAAATCATGGATCTGTGTACACAGTCCTTCGTAGGGCTACCAGatactgcaacacacacacacacacacacacacacacacaccccaaaacaaCTGTGTCATAAATGTAATCTGCGTCTGTACTTTCCCCCAGCACTCTCTGATAAACATTCTCTTAAACAACGATAATTTTCCTGCCTGTAAACACATAGGTCACTGTTACATTGCTAACGCTTGTCGTTTAAATGCACAGTGTAATCCTGACCCACTGTAAAGTCCGTTTTATAAACATGTGGACAGTGATGAAAACCATGTCAGTTCGTACATACCTAGTACTGTCAAAAAACAACAGCCCTACCTGTCATGACAGAGATGAAATAAAGATGACGTGATGTACAATGGACACTGCCCACATGATTTGCTTGGGACTGCCCTGCTGTTTTTATCCTGTAAACTGCCTGTAAAAATTCTTGCTTGTTTCTCAACAAGCTGCAATGAACTGATAGTGATGGGAGGGTGATGATAGCACGCTGATGTATCAGGGGTAATTAAACTGAGTTACAGACGTAATTGTGTATCTGCTGTGTACAACACATGTACGTGCCTGTGTGTTCATGTCCTGTATGTTATTCAAATATGTCCGAGGCAGAAAATCTGAAATGCAAGGAGATATAAGGAGAAAGGAGTATGAGAGAAAAGTCAGAGAGCGTGAAGGAGACACACTGACCCAGCAGAGTCGGGGCTGTTTACACTGAGTTCAGGACAACGTGTTCAGCAAGGGTCGGGTCAGAAAAGGAAACCTCCGTATTCCTCTCTGTCGTTCAAAGCGGAGAGGAAGTCACTGAGGGCACTGCTGTGGcagccagagaggagagacacggATGAGCTAACCTCTGCCTGTACCTGAGACGCTATCCTGGATACTCATGGCTAATATGCCAGGGTGGTTTGAGTGGAGATGCTGCTTGTTGGTATGGATCTGACACTGGTTGTCATGGAGTTTTACTGGGCACTTCCATGTCTAGCAGTCCTTGCTTTTTGTGTGGGGTGTGACTGTGCAGATGGAGATGCAGATTCTAGGCTCTCTGGGGATTTGGGTGGTCGATTACGACGTCTCTGGCAGTTGTCCATGAAAGAATCAAAACAGAATGATAAAGGTAAGAGTAATTCATCTGGGTAAGGCTTTCCAATCCGTTCTTTCTTGGCAgtttttgttcttcttgttgttgttgtgtattttgttttgctttttatagGCAATGTTGCACTTTTTAATGGCACTTTTGATGGCCATTTAAGGTTCACGCCTCTCACAGCTCTGAATATCTCTTGTCCTCTGTCCCCAAAGAACCactttttggtttcatttttcaggTAGCATTGTTGCAATTAGACTTAAGGGATCAGGGAGTGCACTGATTTGTTTCATATTAGTTATAGGTATTTATATTGTCATCTGCATTTACTTAGGAACATTTGTTTAGAAAAACTCAGGACATGAGTTTAAGCTTTTtgataataatatttattaaaatcGTTTTAACATTACATAGTAATGGTGTTACGCTAGAGAAAAAGGGTacagtgtttaaacagtgtATTGATCCTTAAAGGCTCTGGGAGAAATGATCATCATTGTTTTGGTATGATTATTCAGTCTAACTGACATTTATATTCCAACACAATGTCCCTATTCAATAATAACCACATTTGCAAAGCATACTCTCTATATGCTGTAGACAGataatattatatttcatttagaTATTGAAATAAACAGTGCGCAGCATATGTGTAGCACTGTAATATGAATACAAAGTAACCATACAGGTAGCATATAGCATCTttttgaaaaatcaaaacaatctaCAATCAAGATTTTCCTTCTTCACACAGTTGTTTGTAGACCATGATGTATTTGTACTCTGAATCAAATCTTCTGCATAGTATCTGGATGCAGCTTTTTTGCCATTAGGGTCCAgaacaatcaaaaacacaagaaTAGGCCTGTGACACATACCAGCAGCTGTACACTGATCTTCGACTGAATGTGTTTGGCATGTGTCTCTTCTCCATATGTGCACACCTCTGCTGGATGAGGCTGCAGTTGTATGTGTAGCTGTAGATACGTGTAGGTTTTCTATAGGTTAAAACTAGCTTAGTGCAGAACTGTCTAAAATGAGTGGTGACAATATCACCTGTAAGAAACCAATACGACATTGCATCAcaacatctctccctctctctctctctctctctctctctctctctctctctctctctctctctttttctgtcttactttctttctctttctttctttctctctctctctctctctgtcatgcagtTGAGTGGGGGATAAGGAATAGATGAGAATGTATTTACTTAAAATCAATCTGaagcaaatattaaaaataactaTGATcatgattgaaaaaaaatgaacaacattttaaatttcTCACCCCTCAATTACTGAATCATCTCCATTCATTTTCTTAGTATCTGTTCACACCACATTGACAACAGAGCCACATCCTCATCCAGTCAAAGAGATCATCACACAGAAGCTGCTGTACTGCCGCGTGGGGATTGGCTACCACCTTCAGATCCTGTCCAATGGGAGCGTGGGGGGTGTCCATGAACCCACCGAGTACAGTAAGCTCTTCTGAATTCTGAAAccgaatgggaaaaaaaagctaactGTTCTGTGAGTGATGTCATAGACCTTGCCAGAGATGTACTGTGTTGATTACCTACTAACTGAGTTCACTGATTACGATGGAGCTCTtgtgtctctatctgtctttgtGATTTCGCACAGCTCATGGAATTATTCCtacacgttttctctctctcacttactttATCACTGTTTGGTAGGTTTACTGAGGCTGTTTGCCATGAAACGTGGAGTAGTAGGCATACGTGGTGTGAAGAGCGGcctgtatttatgtatgaacGAAGAGGGAATGTCACATGGTGAGGTGAGATGAACACACAAGCGTACACTTAGTTTTAATGGAAGTACCCACCACCTCATGCTAAAATCATGAGCTCAGATCATTCTTTCTGTGTGAACATATGTCCAATATAGTTCATTCACATTATTTCAtgacttttctctcctcctgccaACCGTCCCTGTTCACTTATACAATAACTCTCAAACTGTCACAATTCACAGTCTGAATCTTGGAGCGAGAGCCACAGTTAAGGGCATCAGTAAATACATCAAACCTATTCCCTCTTGCAGAGCAAGTTCTCGCCTGACTGTTTGTTGAAGGAGAACCTGGAGGAGAACCACTATACGACCTACTCCTCGCTGTCTCACCCAGGCCTGTATTTAGCCCTGTCTCACCGCGGCCAGCTCAGACGGGGAAACAACGTGGGCAGACACCAGGCCTGCACACACTTCCTGCCTCGCAAGGTCCCGATCAACCtcagctgaaaaacacacacacacacacacacacacaaagagaaactgTTTAACTGCACTTCAAAATGTGATCAGTGCACTCACTGAAGACATTGATATCTCCAAAAAGGACCTTCACTGGAGCTTtgatctgaaatattttctACAAATCATCTTGCATTTAATACTGAAATAGAAGTTATTCATGCAGTCTTGGTATAGAATTCAGATACAGTGGTTCTAACTGATCGTTCTAACTTACATTCGACAGCGGTGTGTTTAGTTCAGTCGTATTTACAATTTCAAAAGTAAGATAACAAAGGTATTTTATATGAGTGCCTTAGTTTGGCAAGATAACACTACTTCAGTCCGGTTATGAGATTCATCCTCTGACTTTTGAATGTATCACAGCAGTAACACCGGCGAACTTTGTGAAAAGTGCAGTTTGATTCAGCTGCTGTTGAATGTGATGGTGAAGGCCTCTCTTCCAATGTATTTTTATCCTCTTAATGCATTGTAtgcacttatttatttatttgtccatTTGTTTGTTCGATTCTCTGTCAAAAGTATGCTTTATTTTGTTAGTTGTGCatatgttaatgttttgtttattttttttaaagtggatGAAAGTTATATGTGAACAGTCTTGCACAGTAAATGTAAGGTCAGAATGTATCCTCTTTCATACagtaaatatatgttttaatatatgtagtctgatttaaatgattaattaatgaTTGAACATGTGATAGTTCAACCAACTGAACTATAAACCTCTAGATGAAACATATGTCCTTCAGTGATTAGGTGCTCAGGTGGATTGAAAGACTTTCTCATGTGCATCGATTACAAGAAACTGACGACTGTGTGGAGAGCACATGGACATGGAAGCAGTTTTTCCTTGCTCTGTCTTCCTTTGCCGTTTCTACTGAGACAAAGGTCGAATGAGGGAACAAGTATGACAACATCTTCATGATCTTTCTAGTGCTCCTCTGAAATCAGCGAGTAAATGACTGGAAAAGCTGGTCCTAACTGCAGAATGTTACGCTAAATgtcactgctctgtttgtttctctttttgtgttttatttttttaacgtTAATGAAAGTTACCTCTCTGAGAGTTGAATTCATTTTTGGGTTTAGAAATCAGTGAGGGAAAACGTGGCGCATCCTACACGCGATCACTGAGATATAAACGGTCGGCCCAGCACACGCGAGGGACAGATAGCGTCACACAAACAGCTCCTGGAAAATGACTCAGTGTAACCCTTTCTGAATAAAGCATGAAGGAGAATCTGGGTGTGGACAGACAGTCCTGCCACCCACTGGCCTCTCCTGTGACTCCAGCTGGACTGGGTGTACTGGGCacgtctgtaacacacacaaaatggagtGAATGCCAGTACCCTTTAGCTTTGACTGTTTCCTGAGGGCATCCTTAGCTTCCCAATTCACTGCCATGGATTGGTAATTGAATTCTGCTTTTAAGCATCTCGTGCAAGTATTGCTTGGACAAGTCATTGTAGATAGTCAGCGTGTGTTGGCATGAAGAGTTTATCtggatctctgtctctctttcgtGGCTTGTATTATCCTACGTTTCCTCTGTTTTAGTCTATCGATGTCTGTCTCACCATTCTCCTATCCCATACCAACCCCATCCCGTTACCCGTCTGCGTCGAGCCAGTATCATCCCCTGCTCCGCCCGCTACACGGTGGGACACAGGTAACGTGAGCCTGTCTCCGGGGAAACGCGAGGTCACCTGATCCCCTCTCAGAGTGACACGACTCCTCGTGTGTCCTGTTATAGCtagagaggtagagggagacATTTAAAGACAGGAAGAAGCCGAGGAGTCAggcacagagaaggagaaaattACAGAGGGACTATACTATGCGTTTGACATCCAGGTTGGCTAAATGATAAGTAGTCCAGGAGGAACTCAAGGCCCTAGAGGAACCGAATGTTACTTacatcattctgtctttttttttctttttcgtttttccATTGtctgcttcttttcttttcttttttttaaactcttctcTATGTTTACAACGTGGCCCTGTAGTCAGTTGTCTTCCTCATCCTAAAGCTAAATGAGCAGTGTACAGACATGgctggaaagagtgtgtgagcaAAGCTTGAAAGGTTGTTGTAAAACgagtgtgtgaggacagagatGGCCATTCCAGAAGAGTCCGGGGCTAAAGCTGGTGTAGATACTGGTTCCAGTGCTGAGGGTACTGGTGAGGGGGCAGTTGAAGCAAATGGAGGACAGAGTACATTCACTAATGcacaggtgagaacacacacacacacacacacacacacacatttctctcgtTCCTGTTTGGATGGAttcgtgtgtggtgtgtttgaaaTTTTTATCGGTGTGCAATCAAGCCACGCAATGGGTGTTGACGTAAACACGATTTGGCTGGAGATcaggatgtttgtttgtgtgtgatcactGGCACATTAAGTTTCTCTGTGAATTTTAATGTGACCTTTTCAATAATGGactctcagtcagtcactctGCTCTGTTAATGAAGTGTTAAGCGCAGTGTCTAAGTGTGTCGTACATAATTTAATATGCAATACGAACTGATAAA is a window of Chanos chanos chromosome 10, fChaCha1.1, whole genome shotgun sequence DNA encoding:
- the LOC115823552 gene encoding fibroblast growth factor 4A-like produces the protein MQGDIRRKEYERKVREREGDTLTQQNGDADSRLSGDLGGRLRRLWQLSMKESKQNDKVSVHTTLTTEPHPHPVKEIITQKLLYCRVGIGYHLQILSNGSVGGVHEPTEYSLLRLFAMKRGVVGIRGVKSGLYLCMNEEGMSHGESKFSPDCLLKENLEENHYTTYSSLSHPGLYLALSHRGQLRRGNNVGRHQACTHFLPRKVPINLS